In Chromobacterium rhizoryzae, one genomic interval encodes:
- a CDS encoding lipopolysaccharide biosynthesis protein, whose amino-acid sequence MNILWISLARLSQALIGLLALKLVTHWLSVEQFARLGLMTAFTSFFGLFLINPVGQYINRHTHEWYSLGLLVGYLKKYNIYISSLSLLSFLIALLWLSSTFRDSPYPLYNIVPYSIALCISLWLGTWNNTLIPLLNMLGLRLSSIGLAFVTTAIGLLCSMALVQLKNESLLWFIGQAIGFLVGGLLALKIIYKACKPNTQAIYARFIDTQMVLTYCLPLSISAGLLWILTGGYRFLIDTFWGPHNLGILILGFGIANQFWSIVEAISSQVILPKFYSHLSLDNKSHSISLFNDMLNSVIPIYLIMLGLGLGTCASLISLLIDNRYHSALFFCQVGMLSEFFRVIGSLLNQSSQIDKKPARNLISFFTASIVLLVCFYILKITQADFKFAPVIIMLSFSVACMFSTYSLYQISPPSPKYITWLVSALLGLTPIIINYILSPTSSFAHVLNIVLCGLISLFYIILFLRHSMPFHSLISSPLPYEK is encoded by the coding sequence ATGAATATACTGTGGATATCACTTGCACGGCTTAGCCAAGCCTTAATTGGTTTGTTGGCGCTTAAGTTAGTTACTCATTGGCTTTCTGTTGAGCAGTTTGCTCGCTTGGGTCTAATGACCGCTTTTACAAGTTTTTTCGGTTTGTTTTTAATCAATCCCGTTGGTCAATACATTAACCGACATACTCACGAATGGTACTCTTTAGGACTTCTTGTAGGCTATCTAAAAAAATATAACATTTATATTTCTAGTCTTTCTTTGCTTTCATTTTTAATAGCTTTGCTATGGCTATCCTCAACATTTAGAGACAGCCCTTATCCTTTATACAATATTGTTCCCTATTCTATAGCACTCTGCATTAGCTTGTGGTTGGGTACTTGGAATAATACATTAATTCCATTGCTGAATATGCTAGGCCTACGACTCTCCTCAATCGGTTTAGCATTCGTGACCACTGCTATTGGCTTGCTTTGCTCAATGGCATTGGTGCAGTTAAAAAATGAATCTCTCCTATGGTTTATTGGACAAGCAATAGGTTTTTTAGTTGGAGGCTTACTTGCACTCAAAATTATTTATAAAGCTTGTAAACCTAATACCCAAGCTATCTATGCACGATTTATTGACACACAAATGGTGCTAACGTACTGCCTGCCACTTTCTATTAGCGCAGGACTACTTTGGATACTTACAGGGGGGTATCGATTTTTAATTGATACTTTCTGGGGTCCACACAATTTAGGGATATTGATTCTTGGGTTTGGCATTGCCAATCAATTTTGGTCCATTGTTGAAGCGATCTCTTCACAAGTAATACTACCAAAATTCTATAGCCATCTAAGTTTGGATAACAAATCTCACAGCATATCATTATTTAATGACATGCTTAACTCGGTTATTCCTATTTACCTTATTATGCTAGGTTTAGGCTTAGGTACTTGCGCAAGTCTCATCAGCTTACTCATAGATAACCGTTATCACTCCGCATTGTTTTTTTGCCAAGTTGGCATGCTAAGCGAATTTTTCAGAGTTATAGGTAGTTTATTAAATCAATCCTCTCAAATTGACAAGAAACCTGCACGTAATTTAATTTCGTTTTTTACTGCTTCCATCGTTTTATTAGTTTGCTTTTACATATTAAAAATAACACAAGCAGACTTCAAATTTGCCCCCGTCATTATAATGTTATCTTTTTCAGTTGCATGCATGTTTTCAACATACTCCCTTTATCAAATATCCCCTCCTTCACCTAAATATATCACATGGTTAGTATCTGCTTTACTTGGCTTGACACCTATCATCATTAACTACATTTTAAGTCCTACCTCATCATTTGCACATGTATTAAATATTGTCTTGTGTGGTCTTATTAGTTTATTTTATATAATTTTATTTCTTCGTCACAGCATGCCATTCCATTCATTAATTTCTAGCCCATTACCCTATGAAAAATAA
- a CDS encoding GDP-L-fucose synthase family protein, whose product MRVLLTGASGMLGRNLLEHPAADKFQWITPSHAELDLSNFSATLQYIEKAKPDCIIHAAGKVGGIQANIREPVKFLIDNLDMGRNVLLAASVSGISKLINIGSSCMYPRDRQIALKESDVLSGGLEPTNEGYALAKITVAKLAEYICRENPEYNYKTIIPCNLYGKHDKFDPRWSHLIPAIIHKLHQAKILKQSEVDIWGSGEARREFLFAEDLAQALLMAVDDIAGIPNCMNIGLGHDYSVNEYYQAAAEVIGYSGSFTHDLSKPVGMSRKLTDTGLANQWGWHAETSLTNGLMKTYEYYLRTLKVSH is encoded by the coding sequence ATGAGAGTACTTTTAACCGGCGCTTCAGGCATGCTTGGCCGAAATCTGCTGGAACACCCAGCTGCAGATAAATTTCAGTGGATAACGCCCTCACATGCAGAGTTAGATCTTTCCAATTTTTCTGCAACGTTACAGTATATCGAGAAAGCAAAACCTGATTGCATCATACACGCAGCGGGAAAAGTAGGCGGCATTCAAGCTAATATACGAGAACCCGTCAAATTCCTAATCGATAATCTCGATATGGGTCGCAATGTGCTTTTAGCCGCCTCTGTCTCTGGCATCTCAAAATTAATAAATATTGGCAGTTCCTGCATGTACCCGCGAGATCGACAGATAGCATTAAAGGAAAGCGACGTTCTATCTGGTGGTTTGGAGCCTACCAATGAGGGTTATGCTCTAGCAAAAATTACGGTCGCAAAACTAGCCGAATATATCTGTCGAGAAAATCCTGAGTATAATTATAAAACAATAATACCCTGCAATCTTTATGGAAAACATGATAAGTTTGACCCGAGATGGTCTCATCTTATACCTGCCATCATTCATAAATTACATCAAGCGAAGATCTTGAAGCAAAGTGAAGTAGACATTTGGGGGTCTGGTGAAGCACGGCGTGAATTTTTATTTGCAGAAGATTTGGCACAAGCTCTATTAATGGCAGTGGATGACATCGCAGGGATCCCTAACTGCATGAATATTGGTCTTGGACATGATTATTCTGTGAATGAATACTATCAGGCTGCGGCAGAAGTAATCGGTTACTCAGGATCTTTCACTCACGACCTCAGCAAGCCTGTCGGGATGAGTAGAAAACTAACAGATACCGGTCTAGCCAATCAATGGGGATGGCACGCGGAAACGAGCCTAACCAATGGTCTAATGAAAACATATGAGTACTATCTACGTACATTGAAAGTGAGTCATTAA
- a CDS encoding glycosyltransferase family 2 protein — protein MNKISVIIPCFNSEKTIENTIKSVLNQTLPPEEIICINDCSNDKTSSIISALQMCSLKIKIKLHENKTNLGPSISRNIGISEAHGKWIAFIDADDEWHPQKLEIQISALTKHSLDFIGGSFSYNKHTAPIHSCHVKQIFLGNLLYKNYFPTPSVVLSKDISLTFDPTMRYAEDYSAWLELAKQGVKMGYISTPLIFLNKPSYGHSGLSANLLLMQKGELLALRKALGTKNITSIFFQFFSLLKFTRRIVIVYFSRLFKTS, from the coding sequence ATGAATAAAATTAGCGTCATCATCCCTTGTTTTAACTCTGAAAAAACAATTGAAAATACAATAAAGTCAGTTCTTAATCAGACACTTCCACCAGAAGAGATCATCTGCATTAATGATTGTTCCAATGATAAAACCTCTTCTATTATTAGTGCATTGCAAATGTGCTCTCTTAAAATAAAAATAAAACTGCACGAGAACAAAACAAATTTAGGTCCATCTATTTCAAGAAATATCGGAATTTCCGAGGCCCATGGCAAGTGGATTGCATTTATCGATGCAGATGACGAATGGCACCCACAAAAGCTGGAAATACAAATCTCCGCTTTAACTAAGCATTCACTAGATTTTATTGGCGGGTCATTCAGCTATAATAAACATACTGCCCCCATACACTCTTGCCATGTCAAACAAATATTCTTGGGAAATTTACTTTATAAAAATTACTTTCCAACCCCCTCTGTTGTCTTATCTAAAGATATCTCTCTGACTTTTGACCCTACCATGCGTTATGCGGAGGACTATTCCGCATGGCTTGAACTAGCAAAACAAGGTGTCAAAATGGGCTATATATCAACCCCCTTGATATTTTTAAATAAGCCATCATATGGTCACTCTGGACTTAGCGCCAATTTACTGTTGATGCAAAAGGGCGAACTACTCGCACTAAGAAAAGCACTCGGTACAAAAAATATCACATCTATTTTTTTCCAGTTTTTTTCTCTTTTGAAGTTTACTAGACGAATAGTTATTGTTTATTTTAGTAGACTTTTTAAAACCTCATAG
- a CDS encoding DegT/DnrJ/EryC1/StrS family aminotransferase, which translates to MHYPLASTTWDQDEYAAIQRVIDSGMFSMGKEVAAFEKDFAEWVGCKHVVMVNSGSSANLAMIGALFFRKERPLKAGDEVIVPAVSWSTTYYPLQQYGLKLKFVDIDIDSLNFDLNQLELAITDKTKVILAVNLLGNPNDFQHIQKMIANRNIILLEDNCESMGAKINGKQAGTFGLMGTFSTFFSHHIATMEGGGIMTNDEELYHILLCLRAHGWTRNLPKFNHVCGEKSSNPFEESFRFVLPGYNLRPLEMSGAIGQEQVKKLPALISERRKNANYFQKAFSNHPWISIQKEIGDSSWFGFSLVLKENAPISREAIVNKLSVANIDVRPIVAGNFAKNEVLNWFNYEIHGSLENADYIDKNGFFVGNHHFCLHEKIDYLKSVISS; encoded by the coding sequence ATGCACTACCCACTAGCTAGCACCACCTGGGACCAAGATGAATATGCAGCTATTCAAAGAGTCATTGATTCTGGCATGTTCTCTATGGGCAAAGAAGTTGCTGCATTTGAAAAAGATTTTGCAGAGTGGGTAGGCTGCAAGCACGTCGTAATGGTCAACTCTGGTTCTTCCGCTAATTTAGCAATGATTGGTGCTTTATTTTTCAGGAAGGAGAGGCCATTAAAAGCCGGTGACGAAGTAATTGTACCTGCCGTTTCTTGGAGCACAACCTATTATCCATTGCAGCAATATGGTCTCAAATTAAAATTTGTAGATATCGATATAGATAGTCTGAATTTCGATTTAAATCAGTTAGAACTTGCTATTACAGATAAAACCAAAGTAATTTTGGCAGTCAATTTGCTTGGAAATCCTAATGACTTCCAGCACATTCAAAAAATGATAGCTAACCGTAATATTATCTTACTAGAAGATAATTGTGAGTCTATGGGTGCCAAGATTAATGGCAAACAGGCTGGCACATTTGGCTTAATGGGAACCTTTAGCACCTTTTTTAGCCATCATATTGCTACCATGGAAGGTGGCGGTATCATGACTAATGATGAGGAGTTGTATCATATTCTGCTATGTCTCCGAGCTCATGGTTGGACCAGGAATCTACCGAAATTCAATCATGTCTGCGGAGAAAAAAGTAGCAATCCTTTTGAAGAGTCTTTCAGATTTGTCCTTCCAGGCTACAATCTAAGGCCACTTGAAATGAGTGGGGCAATTGGGCAAGAGCAGGTGAAAAAACTCCCTGCACTTATTAGTGAACGTCGTAAGAATGCCAATTATTTTCAAAAAGCTTTCTCCAATCATCCTTGGATTTCAATTCAAAAGGAAATCGGTGATAGTAGTTGGTTTGGATTTTCCCTAGTTCTAAAAGAAAACGCCCCAATATCTCGTGAAGCCATTGTGAACAAGTTATCCGTTGCAAACATTGATGTACGTCCAATCGTCGCCGGCAATTTTGCAAAAAATGAAGTGCTCAATTGGTTTAACTATGAAATCCACGGCTCGCTAGAAAACGCTGACTACATTGATAAAAATGGCTTTTTTGTTGGCAATCATCATTTCTGCTTGCATGAAAAAATTGATTATCTAAAGAGTGTTATTAGCTCATGA
- a CDS encoding EpsG family protein, whose product MKNNFVIDPNRLHQSNFLLVIFLVAIVSLPMAFNGVFADSDIYYSQSQLLWTMGLRDGIEYIFFRTGKVEIGFLIVLYLEQYIANSEFIFIFINCLISNILFFQLYIKLSETSSITFKKAFILFFCYFSFSNAMYVWRTIISVYFLVLSIKSNSKLLSILFLAIAFSFHYSAIIFVSIYLLSTFLPNKKTLTVLFAIFLSLSFFFTESILQSFDFVMSAQSAEIYTEANNDQWKRIFIGLYLLFVILLCDWNSSNFKHIHLFKFCAILSILSVFASSNYQLSWRIHAPVEIIAPCLVLATQRSNRNSILLLALSTIPTFRLMFLLFTGHFE is encoded by the coding sequence ATGAAAAATAACTTCGTTATTGATCCTAACCGCTTACACCAAAGCAACTTTCTTTTAGTTATTTTTCTTGTTGCCATCGTTTCACTTCCAATGGCATTCAATGGAGTTTTTGCTGACTCCGATATATATTACTCTCAATCTCAGCTATTGTGGACTATGGGCCTTCGCGATGGCATTGAGTATATATTTTTCCGAACCGGTAAAGTCGAAATTGGCTTTCTAATCGTACTATATTTAGAACAATACATTGCCAATTCTGAATTTATATTTATTTTTATTAATTGCCTTATATCTAATATATTATTTTTTCAACTTTATATAAAACTCTCTGAAACATCTAGTATTACATTCAAAAAAGCTTTTATTCTATTTTTTTGCTATTTCTCCTTCAGCAATGCCATGTATGTATGGAGGACTATAATATCCGTTTATTTTTTAGTCCTATCGATTAAAAGCAATTCAAAATTATTAAGCATACTTTTTTTGGCTATTGCCTTTTCCTTCCATTACTCAGCAATTATTTTTGTCTCTATTTATCTACTATCCACTTTTCTACCTAACAAAAAAACTCTTACCGTTTTATTTGCCATTTTTCTTTCGCTCTCTTTCTTTTTCACTGAGTCTATCCTTCAAAGTTTTGATTTTGTAATGAGTGCGCAAAGCGCAGAAATTTATACTGAGGCCAATAATGACCAATGGAAAAGAATATTTATAGGACTTTATCTTTTATTTGTTATTTTGCTTTGTGATTGGAATAGTAGCAACTTCAAGCATATTCATTTATTTAAATTTTGCGCTATTTTATCTATATTATCAGTCTTTGCATCTTCAAACTACCAACTTTCATGGCGCATTCATGCCCCTGTCGAAATAATTGCTCCTTGCTTAGTTTTAGCAACACAAAGAAGTAATAGAAACTCCATTCTCTTACTGGCATTATCTACCATACCTACTTTTAGGTTAATGTTTTTATTATTTACTGGGCATTTTGAATGA
- a CDS encoding GDP-mannose mannosyl hydrolase: protein MVAANLTSHESSFLPVCDFMQIVKFAPLISIDFIIENNNGNLLLGLRKNQPAAGFWFVPGGRVRKNESLDNAFYRLFQEELGFSFNRSDAEAFGVWEHFYDTNAYCGDEFSTHYIVLAYKIKFSTSFGLERLPYSQHTQYKWATASDICTDPSVHKNTQAYFS from the coding sequence ATGGTCGCTGCTAACCTTACTTCACATGAAAGCAGTTTTCTTCCTGTCTGCGATTTTATGCAGATTGTGAAATTTGCCCCCTTAATTTCAATTGATTTTATTATTGAGAATAATAATGGCAACTTACTTTTAGGTTTAAGGAAGAACCAACCTGCAGCTGGATTTTGGTTTGTGCCTGGAGGGCGTGTTCGAAAAAATGAGTCTCTTGACAATGCCTTTTATCGATTATTTCAAGAAGAACTAGGTTTTTCCTTTAATCGAAGTGACGCAGAAGCCTTTGGGGTTTGGGAACACTTCTACGACACTAATGCATACTGCGGAGATGAATTCAGCACACACTATATTGTTTTGGCTTACAAAATAAAATTTTCAACTAGTTTTGGCTTAGAGCGTTTGCCTTATAGTCAACACACTCAATATAAATGGGCAACTGCATCAGATATTTGCACAGACCCTAGCGTACATAAAAACACCCAAGCTTACTTTTCCTAA
- the gmd gene encoding GDP-mannose 4,6-dehydratase, with amino-acid sequence MKKALITGITGQDGSYLAEFLLEKGYEVHGIKRRASSFNTQRIDHIFQDPHTENAKIKLHYGDLSDSSNLTRIIAEVQPDEVYNLGAQSHVAVSFESPEYTADVDALGTLRLLEAIRFLKLENKCRFYQASTSELYGLVQETPQKETTPFYPRSPYAAAKLYAYWITVNYRESYGMYACNGILFNHESPRRGETFVTRKITRGLANIAQGLESCLYMGNMDALRDWGHAKDYVKMQWLMLQQSQAADFVIATGVQYSVRQFIIWSAAHLGIELDFIGSGINEYAVVTKISGADAPALKVGDIIVRIDPRYFRPAEVETLLGDPSKAKNLLGWTPEITVQQMCAEMVQNDLEQAKQHALLKRHGHYVSVSVER; translated from the coding sequence ATGAAAAAAGCTTTAATTACCGGCATCACTGGCCAAGATGGCTCTTACCTTGCAGAGTTTTTGTTAGAAAAGGGCTATGAGGTTCATGGCATTAAGCGTAGAGCTTCATCTTTTAATACTCAGCGCATAGATCACATTTTTCAAGATCCCCATACTGAAAATGCAAAAATAAAATTACACTATGGGGACTTAAGTGACTCTTCAAATCTGACAAGAATTATCGCCGAAGTGCAGCCTGATGAAGTATACAATTTAGGTGCACAATCACATGTTGCGGTCAGCTTTGAATCACCTGAATATACGGCCGATGTCGATGCGTTAGGCACTTTGCGTTTACTTGAAGCAATTCGTTTTTTGAAGCTTGAAAATAAGTGCCGATTTTATCAAGCCTCCACCTCAGAATTATATGGTTTGGTACAAGAAACACCTCAAAAAGAAACAACACCTTTTTATCCTAGAAGTCCTTATGCAGCAGCCAAACTCTACGCTTACTGGATAACAGTAAACTACAGGGAGTCATATGGCATGTACGCATGTAATGGTATTTTGTTCAATCATGAATCACCGCGGCGTGGGGAAACTTTTGTTACACGGAAAATTACCCGGGGCCTTGCCAATATAGCCCAAGGCCTTGAGTCTTGCTTGTACATGGGTAACATGGATGCTCTACGTGATTGGGGACATGCTAAAGACTATGTCAAGATGCAATGGTTAATGTTGCAGCAAAGCCAAGCTGCTGATTTTGTAATTGCGACAGGCGTGCAATATAGTGTCCGTCAATTTATTATCTGGTCCGCTGCACATCTAGGAATTGAACTAGATTTTATTGGCTCTGGGATCAATGAATATGCCGTTGTGACAAAAATTTCAGGTGCGGATGCTCCTGCACTAAAAGTTGGAGATATTATTGTCAGAATTGACCCCCGCTATTTTCGGCCTGCTGAAGTAGAAACCCTTTTAGGGGATCCTAGTAAAGCCAAAAACTTACTTGGTTGGACCCCAGAGATTACAGTTCAACAGATGTGCGCTGAAATGGTACAAAATGATCTGGAGCAAGCTAAACAGCATGCATTGCTGAAAAGGCATGGGCACTATGTTTCTGTAAGCGTTGAACGATAA
- a CDS encoding glycosyltransferase family 10 domain-containing protein has translation MISALLYGAGENNDVFSPSSHLNRDNCNHPFFLLKEKLLKFGIDLNTWDTPQKYKFFIEIHINARKISRSKNARHYLLNMETPLIDRNNSSIELINQFNIVFCWQNHTHARNFKKINYSQNLQLPDINGFKNRNNLCCMIAGNKTTQRPDARSLYPERIKAIRWFQCNAPLDFRLYGTGWNLPAMRHGKLGRIYTKLQGMLGSYFNAVYFPAYKGRIESKSTVLLNSKFSICYENVTGFNGYITEKIFDSFFSGCVPIYHGAPDIASFIPSTCYIDRTQFNSYPELYQYIKNMPEREFLDYQTNIASFLSSDLAYSFSSECFANTISEEIAHDLEIAAQF, from the coding sequence ATGATTTCAGCACTCCTTTATGGTGCCGGGGAAAATAATGATGTATTTTCCCCTTCGTCCCACCTTAATAGAGACAATTGCAACCACCCTTTCTTTTTGTTAAAAGAAAAGCTTTTAAAATTTGGCATTGATTTAAATACCTGGGACACTCCTCAAAAATATAAATTTTTCATAGAAATTCACATAAATGCAAGAAAAATATCCCGGAGTAAAAATGCAAGACACTATTTACTTAACATGGAAACACCTTTGATTGACAGGAACAACAGCTCAATCGAACTTATAAATCAGTTTAATATCGTCTTTTGCTGGCAAAATCATACTCATGCCAGAAATTTTAAAAAAATAAATTATAGCCAGAACTTACAACTACCTGATATAAATGGTTTCAAAAATCGCAACAACTTATGCTGTATGATAGCTGGTAATAAAACAACACAAAGGCCAGATGCTAGAAGTCTATACCCTGAAAGAATCAAAGCAATTAGATGGTTTCAATGTAATGCTCCTTTAGATTTTAGACTCTATGGCACTGGTTGGAACTTACCAGCAATGCGTCATGGAAAACTAGGCCGTATTTACACTAAGCTACAGGGCATGCTTGGCAGCTATTTTAATGCTGTATATTTTCCAGCATATAAAGGGCGCATTGAAAGCAAGTCAACTGTGCTACTGAATTCTAAATTCAGTATATGCTATGAAAACGTCACTGGCTTTAATGGGTATATTACTGAAAAAATATTTGATAGTTTTTTTTCTGGCTGCGTTCCTATTTATCATGGAGCTCCTGATATAGCGAGCTTTATTCCCTCAACCTGTTACATAGATCGAACCCAATTCAATAGTTACCCTGAGCTCTATCAGTATATTAAAAATATGCCAGAGCGTGAATTTTTGGACTACCAGACGAACATTGCTTCATTCTTATCAAGTGATTTGGCGTATTCATTTTCTTCTGAGTGTTTTGCAAACACCATTTCAGAAGAAATTGCACATGACCTAGAAATAGCAGCTCAATTTTAG
- a CDS encoding glycosyltransferase family 4 protein: MKICLVSNTSWSLFNFRHGLIQRLILDGHSIFIIAPHDNYSEKLKMMGCTMIDVTLSAKGVNPISDGKLIYSLYRLYKNIAPDFIIHYTIKPNIYGSIASFFSQKPCIAITTGLGYTFVEKNWIAFIAKCLYKIAFRWPKEVWFLNEDDKHVFLSHNLVKKEQAVLLHGEGVNMNFFAPQPKTATDKKIRFLLISRMLWDKGVGEFVQTAKALTKLYPHAQFQLLGPCDVQNPSAIPKSLISEWAQEGSIEYLGITDDVRPFISQADCIVLPSFYREGIPRTLMEAAAMGKPLITTDNVGCRDLVIEGKTGFLCKIKDVDSLVKCCVNMLELSDGERSAMGQAGRDFMAASFSEVHIINQYIALLKKYTT, translated from the coding sequence ATGAAAATCTGCTTAGTTTCCAATACCTCATGGTCCCTTTTTAATTTCCGTCATGGTCTTATCCAACGGCTAATTCTTGACGGCCATAGCATTTTTATTATTGCCCCCCACGACAATTACTCTGAAAAATTGAAAATGATGGGTTGCACCATGATCGATGTCACCTTATCGGCAAAGGGTGTCAATCCGATTTCAGATGGAAAACTGATTTACTCCCTTTACCGTCTTTACAAAAATATTGCTCCTGATTTTATTATTCATTACACAATCAAGCCCAATATATATGGGTCCATTGCATCATTTTTTTCCCAAAAGCCTTGTATTGCAATTACTACGGGTCTTGGTTACACTTTCGTCGAAAAAAACTGGATCGCTTTTATTGCCAAGTGTTTATATAAAATAGCATTTCGTTGGCCCAAAGAAGTGTGGTTTTTAAACGAGGATGACAAGCACGTTTTTTTGTCACATAATTTAGTTAAGAAAGAACAGGCTGTATTGCTCCATGGCGAGGGGGTTAATATGAATTTTTTTGCCCCTCAACCGAAAACTGCAACTGACAAAAAAATTCGGTTTTTATTAATCTCTCGCATGCTTTGGGACAAAGGAGTAGGTGAATTTGTTCAAACGGCTAAAGCGCTAACTAAATTATATCCGCATGCACAATTTCAGCTTTTAGGCCCTTGCGATGTACAAAACCCAAGTGCTATCCCAAAGTCACTTATTTCTGAATGGGCACAAGAGGGCTCTATCGAATATCTAGGCATAACTGACGATGTGCGACCATTTATTTCGCAAGCTGATTGCATTGTGCTGCCGTCCTTTTATCGAGAAGGGATTCCAAGAACTCTGATGGAAGCAGCCGCAATGGGAAAGCCTTTGATCACAACAGACAACGTAGGCTGTCGTGATCTAGTAATTGAAGGAAAAACTGGGTTTCTTTGCAAAATTAAAGACGTTGACTCGCTTGTAAAGTGTTGTGTTAACATGCTAGAGCTGAGTGATGGGGAGAGATCGGCAATGGGCCAAGCAGGAAGAGACTTTATGGCAGCTTCGTTTAGCGAAGTGCATATTATAAATCAGTATATAGCTCTTTTAAAGAAATATACAACGTAA
- a CDS encoding mannose-1-phosphate guanylyltransferase/mannose-6-phosphate isomerase gives MIPVILAGGYGTRLWPLSRASFPKQFLSLTSSQSMLQATHSRLSGVSQCMKPIVVCNEEHRFIVAEQLRQINVEPSSIILEPVGRNTAPAIAIAALNALQLYDDPILLVLPADHVIADTAAFHHAISIAQPAVEAGKLVTFGIVPNKPEIGYGYIKFSKTHRRPSNDHTVTSIFPIEEFIEKPNKERAQQYIDNGNYLWNSGMFMFRASVFIDELNKYSGDILAACRLSMENPQQDFDFLRPDPVAFSNCPPNSIDYAVMEKTELAVVVPLDAGWSDVGSWSALWEVSEQDDSNNVNIGDTITVDSKNCYLNSAANRLIATVGIDDLIVIDTADAVLVAKKDQVQNVKDIVEKLKSEQRPEAHQHRMIYRPWGHYDSIDSGHRYQVKRITVNPGAKLSVQMHHHRAEHWVVVSGTARVLNGDKETLLTENQSVYIPVGVVHALENPGKVPLELIEVQSGSYLGEDDIVRFEDRYGRC, from the coding sequence ATGATACCCGTTATTCTTGCTGGTGGTTATGGAACACGCTTGTGGCCACTTTCTCGTGCTAGCTTTCCGAAACAGTTCCTTTCCCTGACCAGCTCGCAATCGATGCTTCAAGCAACCCATTCTCGTCTGTCAGGCGTTTCGCAATGTATGAAGCCTATTGTTGTTTGTAATGAAGAACATCGCTTTATTGTTGCGGAGCAATTGAGACAGATAAATGTTGAGCCAAGTTCTATAATATTAGAGCCTGTTGGTCGTAATACAGCCCCAGCGATTGCTATTGCTGCTTTAAATGCCCTGCAGCTATATGATGACCCCATTTTACTAGTTTTACCCGCTGATCATGTCATCGCCGACACTGCGGCTTTTCACCATGCTATTTCAATTGCCCAGCCAGCCGTCGAAGCAGGGAAACTTGTTACCTTCGGTATTGTTCCTAATAAGCCGGAAATTGGCTATGGTTATATTAAATTTTCGAAAACACATCGCCGCCCATCTAACGACCACACCGTAACTTCCATTTTTCCAATTGAAGAGTTCATTGAAAAGCCTAACAAAGAAAGGGCTCAGCAATATATTGATAATGGAAATTACCTATGGAATAGCGGAATGTTTATGTTCCGCGCATCTGTTTTTATTGATGAGCTGAATAAATACTCTGGTGATATTCTCGCAGCTTGCCGATTGTCAATGGAAAATCCACAACAGGATTTTGATTTTTTACGACCTGACCCAGTTGCCTTTTCAAACTGCCCGCCAAACTCTATTGATTATGCCGTTATGGAAAAAACAGAGTTGGCAGTTGTCGTACCTTTGGATGCTGGCTGGAGCGACGTTGGATCATGGAGTGCTCTGTGGGAGGTTTCAGAGCAAGATGACTCAAACAATGTAAATATCGGTGACACCATCACAGTTGATAGTAAGAACTGCTATTTGAATAGTGCCGCCAACCGCCTGATTGCTACAGTAGGCATTGATGACTTGATTGTAATCGATACCGCAGATGCGGTTCTCGTGGCAAAAAAAGATCAAGTACAGAATGTAAAAGATATTGTAGAAAAACTAAAATCTGAGCAGCGGCCAGAAGCGCATCAGCATCGTATGATTTATCGACCATGGGGGCATTATGACAGTATCGACTCTGGCCATCGTTATCAGGTGAAGCGTATTACCGTAAATCCAGGAGCAAAGTTGTCTGTCCAAATGCATCACCATCGTGCAGAACACTGGGTTGTCGTGTCAGGGACAGCTAGAGTGTTGAATGGTGATAAAGAGACTCTGCTGACAGAAAATCAATCTGTTTATATTCCCGTTGGAGTTGTACATGCTCTTGAGAACCCAGGAAAAGTTCCTCTTGAATTGATTGAAGTCCAATCTGGTAGCTATCTTGGGGAAGATGATATCGTCCGTTTTGAGGATAGGTATGGTCGCTGCTAA